A stretch of the Uranotaenia lowii strain MFRU-FL chromosome 3, ASM2978415v1, whole genome shotgun sequence genome encodes the following:
- the LOC129754604 gene encoding probable RNA 3'-terminal phosphate cyclase-like protein → MTCVGKERGALIYKGSNFLKQRLILSTLSGKPIEIRDIRLLDDASPGLRDYETDLLKLLDKITNGTRVRVDRSGCSFSYQPGLLNGGSFQHDCCNERGIGYYLDVLLALGPFCKTPLDVTLTGVTNSKESPSVDHIKASGFAALKRFLLVDEGLELTIRKRGIMPGGGGEVTFKCPVRKTLKAIQCVKQTMVKRIRGTAYCCKVSPAMANRAVESAKGTMLNFLPDVYINTDQHKGKRSGNSPGYGVNLVAETTDGSRFCAEAISKTAEEGGNPSIPEDVGREAAMKLLDEIYRGGCVDSSFQWMVALFMALGQKDVSKFLIGPLSQYSIHFLQHLREFFGITFKLENASGEQDEEGSDLDEEMSGSNKVMLTCVGIGYSNYSKKLM, encoded by the exons ATGACCTGCGTGGGCAAAGAACGCGGAGCCCTGATATATAAGGGTAGCAACTTCCTTAAGCAACGACTTATACTGTCTACATTAAGTGGAAAACCGATTGAAATTCGGGATATCCGGCTGCTGGACGATGCTAGTCCCGGTTTACGGGATTACGAAACGGATTTGTTGAAGCTGCTAGACAAAATCACTAATGGAACGCGAGTGAGGGTTGATAGAAGTGGGTGTTCCTTTAGCTATCAACCTGGATTGTTGAATGGAG gGTCTTTTCAGCACGATTGCTGCAATGAACGGGGAATCGGATATTACCTGGACGTTTTGTTAGCTTTGGGACCGTTTTGTAAAACTCCTTTGGACGTAACACTAACAGGAGTGACAAACAGTAAGGAAAGTCCTTCGGTGGACCACATCAAAGCTTCTGGATTTGCTGCCTTGAAAAGATTCTTGTTGGTGGATGAAGGTCTGGAACTGACCATTCGGAAACGAGGAATAATGCCCGGGGGAGGTGGAGAAGTCACCTTCAAATGTCCAGTACGAAAAACCTTGAAAGCGATTCAATGCGTTAAACAGACGATGGTCAAACGCATTCGAGGAACGGCTTATTGCTGTAAAGTTTCTCCGGCAATGGCAAATCGAGCTGTGGAATCGGCTAAGGGAACAATGTTGAACTTTTTGCCGGATGTCTACATCAATACAGATCAGCACAAGGGCAAACGTTCGGGAAATAGTCCGGGCTATGGGGTTAATTTGGTAGCCGAAACAACCGATGGAAGTCGGTTCTGTGCTGAAGCCATTAGCAAGACCGCAGAGGAAGGTGGAAATCCCTCGATACCGGAAGATGTTGGACGGGAAGCTGCCATGAAACTTCTGGATGAAATCTATCGGGGTGGCTGTGTGGATTCCAGCTTCCAGTGGATGGTTGCTCTGTTCATGGCTTTGGGACAGAAAGATGTGTCGAAATTTCTGATTGGACCTCTTTCTCAATATTCGATACACTTTCTTCAACATTTGAGGGAGTTTTTCGGGATTACTTTCAAACTAGAAAATGCTTCCGGGGAGCAAGACGAGGAAGGTTCCGATTTGGACGAGGAAATGTCCGGCTCGAATAAGGTTATGCTGACTTGCGTCGGAATTGGATACAGTAATTACAGCAAAAAGTTAATGTAA
- the LOC129754605 gene encoding 39S ribosomal protein L22, mitochondrial: MSLLLQGVRRLPAFSNLTSQLLPVAVFAGSHVSCSLHTSSALGKNWNGRNSGPRRWLEYNKVIYPPQTPEEPPRPAFVCHQKTNIKYSPKKMWYVASFVRGMSVDEALKQLSFIDKKGASAVKETILEAVELAVKRHNVEFRSNLWVAESFTGRGQVFKGFRRHGRGRFGVVEYKHCHYFVRLEEGSPPEHYYVGREPKSGDQMLADWVESMRKRKVINSL; encoded by the coding sequence ATGTCCCTGTTACTTCAGGGCGTCCGCCGATTGCCCGCGTTCTCAAACCTAACGAGTCAGCTTCTTCCGGTTGCCGTGTTCGCCGGAAGCCACGTTTCCTGTTCGTTGCATACTAGCAGCGCTTTAGGGAAGAACTGGAACGGTCGGAATTCCGGTCCCCGACGTTGGCTGGAGTATAACAAAGTGATCTACCCACCGCAGACGCCGGAAGAGCCGCCAAGACCGGCTTTCGTGTGCCACCAAAAGACGAACATTAAGTACAGTCCCAAGAAGATGTGGTACGTTGCCAGTTTCGTGCGGGGAATGTCCGTAGATGAAGCTTTAAAGCAATTATCCTTTATCGACAAGAAGGGCGCCAGTGCGGTCAAGGAAACTATTTTGGAGGCTGTGGAGCTGGCCGTGAAAAGGCacaatgtggaattcagatcAAATCTCTGGGTTGCGGAATCTTTCACCGGACGAGGTCAGGTTTTCAAAGGCTTCCGGCGACATGGTCGGGGTCGATTTGGCGTAGTAGAGTACAAGCATTGCCATTATTTTGTCCGGCTGGAGGAGGGAAGTCCCCCGGAACATTACTACGTAGGCAGGGAACCGAAATCTGGAGACCAGATGTTGGCCGATTGGGTCGAGAGCATGCGAAAACGGAAGGTTATCAATTCGTTGTAA
- the LOC129752483 gene encoding uncharacterized protein LOC129752483 — MVLTLKGTVPPPYIYFGFIRVATRPYYPRPLLCYKCGKYGHSKNRCPDAPICLDCGFPSHHDPCPNRPLCINCRGNHSAKNKSCPVYKQEEAIIRLKVDHGITQTEAAKIYQERVNYNQRPQNIPNADSEKDKRIRDLELLVTKLREELDQLKGNNNDNDSTLVTISPSSQETEDSESDTEGQPKTRTTQSITSTPKRNRNNCSIDSPPENTSEAGNKKTKRPQTTPPETQGKPPPAFPKPNGKSTQH; from the coding sequence ATGGTCCTCACCCTCAAAGGAACTGTCCCTCCTCCATACATATACTTTGGGTTCATCAGAGTCGCCACACGACCGTACTATCCGAGACCACTTCTATGTTACAAGTGCGGAAAGTACGGGCACTCTAAAAACCGCTGCCCGGATGCTCCTATCTGCCTTGACTGCGGTTTCCCTAGCCATCATGACCCTTGCCCAAATCGCCCACTCTGCATCAATTGCCGCGGGAATCATTCCGCCAAAAACAAGTCGTGCCCCGTATACAAACAGGAAGAAGCCATCATCCGCCTGAAAGTCGACCATGGCATCACCCAAACAGAAGCTGCAAAAATTTACCAGGAACGTGTTAACTACAATCAAAGACCTCAAAATATCCCAAATGCCGATTCCGAAAAAGATAAACGCATCCGTGACCTTGAACTTCTTGTTACAAAGTTACGTGAAGAACTGGACCAATTGAAAGGCAACAACAACGACAACGACTCAACACTGGTTACCATCTCTCCTTCCTCCCAGGAGACCgaggattctgaatctgataccGAAGGACAACCAAAAACCCGAACCACCCAGAGCATCACATCAACCCCCAAACGAAACCGGAACAATTGCTCGATAGATAGCCCACCAGAAAACACTTCGGAAGccggaaacaaaaaaacaaaacgcccCCAAACGACACCCCCAGAAACACAAGGTAAACCCCCCCCGGCCTTTCCCAAACCAAACGGTAAGTCCACTCAACATTAA
- the LOC129755342 gene encoding uncharacterized protein LOC129755342, translating into MAEKRFECLERKLKRNPKMMENVTKQIEEYQMKGYARLATEGEIRNSDPRKTWYLPLGVVVNPKKPEKIRMVWDAAATVKGVSLNSMLLKGPDQLTTLPWVLFRFRQYAVAVSGDISEMFHQIRIRPEDQQAQRFLWRTNPNKVFDVFVMQVATFGSTCSPASAQFIKNKNAREFADVYPRAVEGIIDCHYVDDYVDSFGTEEEAQRVAREVKAIHARGGFNIRGWRSNSVKILQGLGEATDPNPKELNTQHGIIERVLGMHWLPNEDTLAYSTNFQPQINDIISNRMRPTKRQVLKCLMSVFDPLGLLAAFVVQGKILLQDIWRAGTQWDEEINDQVFEKWTRWIDQFPLIADLQVPRCYYLDATETLYNNLELHIFADASEDAYAAVAYFRISINSKEYKCTLVASKTKVAPLRHWSIPRLELQAAVLAARLETFIKEGHTLQIHRTVFWSDSSTVLAWIRSDHRRYSSFVACRVSEILSTTSIADWRWISTKMNVADLATKWGQGGQLDVDGPWFNGPEFLKEEEAEWPRPKSIQPTVEEQKMCGVHQSLEIPDPLVDVSRFSKWERLTRAMAYVFRYFNNCKKTRCKISSLYPTQSELRLAEDYLFRMVQREAFPDEVHQLLAQISEPNKKQVTVGKGSKLYKLSPYLDEHQVLRVDGRIGAAVNVDNCIKYPVILAKQHRVSDLIIDFYHRKFHHANFETVVNELRQVYHIPQIRSRVKQIVKRCQYCKINNARPQIPRMAPLPAARLATCTRPFTFVGLDLFGPLQVKVGRSSVKRWIALFTCLTVRAVHVEVVFNLSTESCIMAVRRFVGRRGSPLEFYSDNGTNFRGADNVLQQQVSNIEEGLASTFTNTATKWVFIPPGTPHMGGAWERMVRSVKKAMETSVSACRKLSDEGLWTLAVEAEGIVNSRPLTYLPIEAAEQEALTPNHLLIGSSNGIKQPTVEQVDEKLALKNTWHQIQTQADTFWRRWIREYLPDLTRRTKWQSETRPICVGDLVIIVDEARRNGWVRGRVNEVIPGQDGRIRKAIVQTHRGLTRQSVSKLAVLDVGGEVSKLAVFEVATKGNPGSS; encoded by the coding sequence ATGGCTGAAAAACGTTTCGAGTGTTTAGAACGTAAGCTTAAACGAAACCCAAAGATGATGGAAAACGTTACTAAGCAAATAGAAGAATACCAGATGAAAGGATATGCCCGTCTCGCCACCGAAGGTGAAATCAGAAACTCAGATCCTCGGAAAACCTGGTACCTACCACTCGGCGTTGTAGTAAACCCCAAAAAGCCGGAGAAGATTCGCATGGTGTGGGACGCAGCTGCTACGGTTAAAGGTGTCTCGTTGAACAGCATGCTTTTGAAAGGGCCAGATCAACTAACAACACTACCCTGGGTCCTCTTCCGTTTCCGACAATATGCTGTGGCAGTCTCTGGTGATATATCCGAGATGTTCCACCAAATCCGTATTCGTCCCGAAGATCAGCAAGCTCAGCGTTTTCTCTGGCGGACCAATCCAAATAAAGTTTTCGACGTTTTTGTTATGCAGGTGGCCACTTTCGGTTCAACTTGCTCCCCAGCATCTGCTCAATTCATAAAGAATAAGAACGCACGAGAGTTTGCGGATGTCTATCCTCGAGCTGTTGAAGGAATCATCGACTGCCATTACGTGGACGACTACGTCGATAGCTTTGGGACAGAGGAAGAAGCTCAACGAGTTGCTCGAGAAGTCAAGGCCATTCACGCGCGAGGAGGCTTCAACATTCGTGGTTGGAGATCCAATAGCGTGAAAATACTCCAAGGACTTGGAGAGGCAACAGATCCTAATCCCAAAGAACTAAACACACAGCACGGCATCATCGAGAGGGTTCTTGGAATGCACTGGCTTCCCAATGAAGATACTCTGGCATATTCCACCAACTTTCAGCCACAAATAAACGACATTATTTCAAACAGAATGCGGCCAACGAAACGACAAGTACTGAAGTGCTTAATGAGTGTATTCGACCCTCTCGGTCTTCTAGCGGCCTTTGTCGTTCAAGGCAAAATACTTCTCCAAGATATTTGGAGAGCCGGTACTCAATGGGATGAAGAAATCAACGACCAAGTATTCGAAAAATGGACAAGATGGATAGATCAGTTCCCACTTATAGCAGACCTCCAGGTTCCAAGATGCTACTATCTAGATGCTACTGAAACACTCTACAATAATCTTGAACTGCATATATTTGCCGATGCAAGCGAAGATGCTTACGCAGCCGTAGCGTATTTTCGTATTTCCATCAATAGCAAGGAATATAAGTGCACTTTAGTTGCGTCAAAGACGAAGGTAGCTCCTCTACGACATTGGTCGATTCCCCGGCTTGAACTCCAAGCTGCTGTATTAGCTGCGCGACTAGAAACGTTTATTAAAGAAGGCCATACATTGCAAATACATCGTACGGTATTTTGGTCGGATTCGAGTACAGTACTAGCCTGGATACGCTCGGACCATCGAAGATATTCGTCGTTTGTGGCATGTCGAGTATCTGAAATATTATCTACCACTTCTATCGCTGATTGGCGATGGATCTCAACGAAGATGAACGTTGCTGACCTGGCCACAAAATGGGGACAAGGTGGCCAACTGGATGTGGATGGTCCATGGTTCAACGGACCGGAATTCTTGAAAGAGGAAGAGGCAGAGTGGCCGCGTCCCAAGTCAATACAACCAActgtagaagaacaaaaaatgtgTGGGGTCCATCAAAGCCTAGAAATTCCAGATCCGCTGGTTGATGTATCCAGATTTTCTAAGTGGGAGAGACTGACCAGAGCAATGGCCTACGTATTCCGATATTTCAACAACTGCAAGAAAACACGTTGCAAGATCAGTAGTTTGTATCCCACGCAATCCGAGTTGAGGCTTGCCGAAGATTACCTTTTCCGAATGGTTCAACGAGAAGCTTTTCCAGACGAAGTTCACCAACTACTGGCACAAATCAGCGAGCCGAATAAGAAACAGGTCACCGTAGGAAAAGGCAGCAAACTGTATAAGTTGTCACCTTACCTGGACGAGCACCAAGTTCTGCGAGTCGACGGGCGGATTGGAGCGGCGGTTAATGTGGACAACTGCATCAAGTATCCAGTGATTCTCGCGAAACAACACCGTGTCAGCGATTTGATCATCGATTTTTATCACCGTAAGTTCCATCACGCTAATTTCGAGACCGTGGTGAACGAATTACGTCAGGTTTACCATATCCCACAAATACGATCCCGTGTGAAGCAGATCGTGAAGCGTTGTCAGTACTGTAAAATCAACAACGCTCGACCTCAAATTCCAAGGATGGCTCCTTTACCAGCGGCGAGGTTAGCAACGTGCACACGACCATTCACTTTCGTTGGGTTGGATTTGTTTGGTCCACTCCAGGTTAAAGTGGGTAGGAGCTCGGTTAAACGCTGGATCGCGCTCTTCACCTGTTTAACAGTGCGCGCTGTCCACGTCGAAGTAGTATTCAACCTAAGTACGGAGTCGTGTATTATGGCGGTTCGGAGGTTTGTTGGTAGGCGAGGATCACCACTAGAATTCTATTCAGACAACGGCACCAACTTCCGGGGAGCCGATAACGTGCTGCAGCAACAAGTGTCCAACATCGAAGAAGGGCTGGCATCTACGTTCACCAATACTGCAACGAAATGGGTGTTTATACCACCCGGCACACCACACATGGGCGGCGCTTGGGAGCGCATGGTTCGTTCGGTGAAGAAGGCGATGGAGACGAGCGTGAGCGCGTGTCGAAAACTGAGCGATGAGGGTCTGTGGACTCTAGCAGTCGAGGCTGAAGGAATAGTGAATTCCAGACCGCTTACGTACCTCCCGATTGAGGCAGCGGAACAAGAAGCTCTTACTCCTAACCATCTGTTAATCGGAAGCTCCAACGGTATCAAGCAGCCGACTGTGGAGCAGGTAGACGAAAAATTGGCGCTGAAAAATACTTGGCACCAAATACAAACTCAAGCGGACACTTTCTGGCGTCGATGGATTCGTGAATACTTGCCGGATTTGACTCGGCGTACAAAATGGCAGAGTGAAACTCGACCGATTTGCGTAGGAGACTTGGTGATCATTGTGGATGAGGCTAGAAGAAATGGTTGGGTCCGCGGACGTGTTAATGAGGTAATTCCAGGGCAAGATGGGCGTATAAGAAAGGCGATTGTTCAAACTCATAGGGGGCTCACTAGGCAATCGGTCTCCAAGCTAGCTGTACTTGACGTTGGGGGTGAGGTCTCAAAGTTAGCTGTATTTGAAGTTGCGACTAAGGGTAACCCGGGATCATCCTGA